In one Culex quinquefasciatus strain JHB chromosome 2, VPISU_Cqui_1.0_pri_paternal, whole genome shotgun sequence genomic region, the following are encoded:
- the LOC119766362 gene encoding uncharacterized protein LOC119766362, whose product MVSCLTNRKPVRVPNFSPYRKSFLYTPCNCPVENCTFNEEAKDEKVKKRSGPKPSRRIRKLAKPRQKTAKFHARPVTQYGRVIQKIDAYREPYASTRIQQLSVPKVRKLVAAREEYQRFINRCWYDRFSKRIKRSMFTVYSRLANVQLPEVGAPKSAKMTPEQWARHREWLALRAKHKVAKVRKVKPRKRAPLDVLMDRIGDLAMPRSEGKKFNRKMLVYYAVKPAALKAVASTRMLELCVPLERRRRAKGPIVEKVGLPEEVLKAVASERVLELSKPKVYKNVKNEYRENPFTVEKRALKAKASDRILELAKPKPDHSKKGKK is encoded by the coding sequence ATGGTGTCCTGTTTGACCAACCGCAAGCCGGTGCGTGTGCCAAATTTCAGTCCCTACCGGAAGTCCTTCCTGTACACGCCGTGCAACTGCCCGGTGGAAAATTGCACCTTCAACGAGGAGGCAAAAGATGAAAAGGTTAAAAAGCGTTCCGGCCCAAAACCGTCCCGCCGAATCCGGAAGCTGGCCAAGCCGCGGCAGAAAACTGCAAAATTTCACGCCCGTCCTGTGACGCAGTACGGGCGCGTGATTCAGAAGATTGACGCGTACCGGGAACCGTACGCGTCGACGCGCATCCAGCAGCTGTCGGTGCCGAAGGTGCGCAAGCTGGTGGCCGCTCGGGAGGAGTACCAGCGGTTTATTAATCGGTGCTGGTATGATCGGTTCAGCAAGCGCATCAAGCGCAGCATGTTCACCGTTTACAGCCGGCTAGCGAACGTGCAGCTGCCGGAGGTGGGCGCGCCAAAGTCGGCGAAGATGACGCCGGAACAGTGGGCGCGTCACCGGGAGTGGTTGGCGTTGAGGGCGAAGCATAAGGTGGCCAAGGTGCGGAAGGTGAAACCGAGGAAACGTGCGCCTTTGGATGTGCTGATGGATCGGATTGGAGATTTGGCGATGCCACGGTCCGAGGGGAAGAAGTTTAACCGGAAGATGTTGGTTTACTACGCGGTCAAGCCCGCTGCGCTGAAGGCAGTTGCGAGCACTCGCATGCTGGAGCTGTGCGTTCCGTTGGAGAGAAGACGCCGAGCCAAGGGACCGATCGTGGAGAAGGTCGGCCTTCCGGAAGAGGTGCTGAAGGCAGTTGCATCCGAACGGGTCCTGGAGCTGTCCAAACCAAAGGTGTACAAGAACGTCAAGAATGAGTACCGCGAGAATCCGTTCACCGTCGAGAAGCGTGCCCTGAAGGCCAAGGCGAGCGATCGCATCCTGGAACTGGCCAAACCCAAACCGGACCACAGCAAGAAGGGCAAGAAGTAG